A window of the Bos indicus x Bos taurus breed Angus x Brahman F1 hybrid chromosome X, Bos_hybrid_MaternalHap_v2.0, whole genome shotgun sequence genome harbors these coding sequences:
- the NXT2 gene encoding NTF2-related export protein 2 isoform X2: MAMAVEFKTYVDQACRAAEEFVNIYYETMDKRRRALTRLYLDKATLIWNGNVVTGLEALANFFDMLPSSEFQVNMLDCQPVHEQATQSQTTVLVVTSGTVKFDGNKQHYFNQNFLLTAQTTANNTVWKIASDCFRFQDWATI; the protein is encoded by the exons ATGGCCATGGCTGTG GAATTTAAAACTTATGTAGATCAGGCATGCAGAGCTGCTGAGGAATTTGTCAATATTTACTATGAGACAATGGACAAAAGAAGACGG gcACTAACCAGGCTGTATCTGGACAAGGCCACTTTAATATGGAATGGAAATGTTGTTACAGGGCTGGAAGCCCTAGCCAATTTTTTTGACATGTTGCCTTCTAGTGAATTCCAGGTCAATATGTTAGATTGCCAGCCAGTTCATG AGCAAGCTACTCAGTCCCAGACCACAGTTCTTGTTGTGACCAGTGGAACTGTGAAGTTTGATGGCAACAAGCAACACTACTTCAACCAGAACTTCCTGCTGACTGCTCAGACTACTGCTAACAATACCGTGTGGAAGATTGCAAGTGACTGCTTCCGTTTTCAAGATTGGGCTACTATTTAA
- the NXT2 gene encoding NTF2-related export protein 2 isoform X1 — translation MLGLLLMEFKTYVDQACRAAEEFVNIYYETMDKRRRALTRLYLDKATLIWNGNVVTGLEALANFFDMLPSSEFQVNMLDCQPVHEQATQSQTTVLVVTSGTVKFDGNKQHYFNQNFLLTAQTTANNTVWKIASDCFRFQDWATI, via the exons ATGTTGGGTCTGTTGCTTATG GAATTTAAAACTTATGTAGATCAGGCATGCAGAGCTGCTGAGGAATTTGTCAATATTTACTATGAGACAATGGACAAAAGAAGACGG gcACTAACCAGGCTGTATCTGGACAAGGCCACTTTAATATGGAATGGAAATGTTGTTACAGGGCTGGAAGCCCTAGCCAATTTTTTTGACATGTTGCCTTCTAGTGAATTCCAGGTCAATATGTTAGATTGCCAGCCAGTTCATG AGCAAGCTACTCAGTCCCAGACCACAGTTCTTGTTGTGACCAGTGGAACTGTGAAGTTTGATGGCAACAAGCAACACTACTTCAACCAGAACTTCCTGCTGACTGCTCAGACTACTGCTAACAATACCGTGTGGAAGATTGCAAGTGACTGCTTCCGTTTTCAAGATTGGGCTACTATTTAA